One stretch of Niallia sp. XMNu-256 DNA includes these proteins:
- a CDS encoding VOC family protein: MAKNKLLRMDNVGIVVESLDNAISFFEEIGLNLEGRATVEGEWAGRVTGLGSQCVEIAMMVTPDGHSRLELSRFLTPPTISDHRTAPVNTLGYLRVMFTVEDIDEMVSRLTKYGAQLVGEVVQYEDSYRLCYIRGTEGLLIGLAEQLGNK, from the coding sequence ATGGCAAAAAACAAATTACTAAGAATGGACAATGTCGGCATCGTTGTAGAATCCCTTGATAACGCAATCTCTTTCTTCGAGGAGATTGGCTTGAACCTTGAAGGGAGAGCCACTGTCGAAGGTGAATGGGCTGGTCGCGTAACCGGACTGGGTTCTCAGTGCGTAGAGATTGCTATGATGGTTACCCCAGATGGCCACAGCCGACTTGAACTTTCGCGATTTCTCACCCCACCTACTATATCAGATCACCGGACTGCCCCTGTAAACACCCTCGGTTATCTACGCGTCATGTTCACCGTTGAAGACATTGACGAAATGGTATCCAGACTCACTAAGTATGGTGCTCAGCTCGTTGGCGAAGTGGTTCAGTACGAGGACTCGTATCGGCTCTGCTACATTCGTGGAACCGAAGGACTTCTAATCGGTTTGGCGGAACAACTCGGTAACAAATAA